A stretch of the Marivirga tractuosa DSM 4126 genome encodes the following:
- a CDS encoding response regulator transcription factor, with translation MIIQRNRYNETYKYDLISCCWKRIEKIALSDKEKEILRYSIRGSSINEISEKLFISSDTVKFHRRKLFGKLEVSNISEAISNASQNEPI, from the coding sequence ATTATAATACAGCGGAATAGATATAATGAAACTTATAAATATGATTTAATTAGCTGTTGCTGGAAGAGAATAGAAAAAATAGCCTTATCGGATAAAGAAAAGGAAATCCTACGATATTCAATTAGAGGATCTAGTATCAATGAGATTTCCGAAAAACTATTTATTTCTTCCGATACCGTAAAGTTTCATAGACGAAAATTATTCGGAAAATTAGAGGTTAGTAACATTAGTGAAGCTATTTCCAATGCATCTCAAAATGAGCCTATTTGA
- a CDS encoding phosphatase PAP2 family protein, producing the protein MKYIFILIFSLSIFNLQAQQTADRDSDSLKTKYHLIKSAALPFSLITAGLFTNNSQFEKDLQSSIRAKVGNNFQFKIDDHFQYVPIVEMYLADVLQVEAKNHWFDQTKYLLISNVISTAITQGLKRITLKTRPDLSSEHSFPSGHTTFSFTNASVLMHEFKDSAPVLAYSGYFFSSTTAAFRVINDRHWISDVLVGAGIGILVTELVYYFEPLENFNPFKKNENINFVPMIDQNSKRFYFSYTF; encoded by the coding sequence ATGAAATATATATTCATACTTATCTTTTCTCTCAGTATTTTCAATCTTCAAGCCCAGCAAACTGCTGACAGAGATTCCGATTCTCTGAAGACAAAATATCACCTAATAAAAAGTGCTGCCCTGCCCTTTTCACTTATAACTGCCGGGCTTTTCACCAATAACAGCCAATTTGAAAAAGATTTACAATCAAGCATAAGAGCAAAAGTGGGGAATAATTTTCAATTTAAAATTGATGATCATTTTCAATATGTACCCATAGTTGAAATGTATCTTGCTGATGTTTTGCAAGTAGAAGCTAAAAACCATTGGTTTGACCAAACAAAATACCTATTGATTTCAAATGTTATCTCAACGGCAATAACTCAAGGTTTAAAAAGAATCACCCTAAAAACACGACCCGATTTGTCATCTGAGCATTCCTTCCCTTCCGGGCATACCACTTTTTCATTTACTAATGCCAGTGTTTTAATGCATGAGTTTAAGGACAGCGCTCCAGTTTTGGCTTATAGCGGTTATTTCTTTTCCAGCACAACAGCTGCGTTTAGGGTTATAAATGACCGGCACTGGATTTCGGACGTATTAGTAGGTGCAGGCATAGGCATTTTGGTTACTGAATTGGTCTACTATTTCGAACCCCTTGAAAACTTTAACCCATTTAAAAAGAATGAAAACATCAATTTTGTACCTATGATAGATCAAAACAGTAAGAGATTCTATTTTTCTTATACTTTTTGA
- a CDS encoding aldo/keto reductase has product MRKLTFRNGDILPALGLGTWKSEPGEVYEAVLEAIKVGYRHIDCAYIYGNEKEIGDALQKAFSEGLCTRKDIFITSKLWNNAHLAEDVEPALKQTLKDLQLDYLDLYLMHWPVAQKPESEFPKSADDFLGQDLAPIQKTWKAMEKLVGEGLTKHIGVANFNINNLEKLREIATIKPEMNQVELHPNLVQEELVRFCKKHDILMTAYSPLGSKDRASQMKKDNEPDLFELPIIKNLAAKYDKTPAQILIAYGLNRGISVIPKSTNAGRIKQNIEADAIELTREEVEAINQEDRKYRFVDGSFWTQEGSPYSMAGLWGE; this is encoded by the coding sequence ATGAGAAAATTAACTTTCAGAAACGGAGATATTTTACCTGCTTTAGGACTAGGAACTTGGAAATCAGAGCCTGGAGAGGTTTATGAAGCAGTATTAGAAGCTATTAAAGTGGGTTATCGCCATATTGATTGCGCCTACATCTATGGAAATGAAAAAGAAATTGGAGATGCACTACAAAAGGCATTTTCGGAAGGTCTTTGCACCCGAAAAGATATTTTCATCACCTCTAAACTTTGGAACAATGCACACTTAGCTGAAGATGTTGAACCAGCGCTTAAGCAAACTCTAAAAGACTTACAGTTAGACTACTTAGACTTGTATTTGATGCACTGGCCAGTCGCTCAAAAGCCTGAATCAGAATTCCCGAAGTCAGCTGATGATTTTCTGGGACAAGACTTGGCTCCTATTCAAAAGACTTGGAAAGCTATGGAAAAATTGGTGGGAGAAGGGCTGACCAAACACATAGGCGTTGCGAACTTCAATATCAATAACCTGGAAAAATTAAGGGAAATAGCCACCATAAAACCGGAGATGAACCAAGTAGAATTACACCCTAACCTTGTGCAGGAGGAATTGGTACGATTTTGTAAAAAGCATGATATTTTAATGACTGCTTATTCTCCTTTAGGATCGAAAGACAGAGCTAGCCAAATGAAAAAAGATAATGAACCGGATTTATTCGAGCTTCCTATCATTAAAAACTTAGCTGCAAAATATGACAAAACACCTGCTCAGATTTTGATTGCATACGGTTTAAATAGAGGGATCTCCGTAATCCCTAAATCAACAAATGCGGGAAGAATCAAACAAAACATAGAAGCGGATGCTATCGAACTGACAAGAGAAGAGGTAGAGGCCATCAATCAAGAAGATAGAAAATACCGATTCGTTGATGGTAGTTTTTGGACACAAGAAGGCTCGCCTTACAGCATGGCTGGCCTTTGGGGAGAATAA
- a CDS encoding c-type cytochrome, whose product MSLKTYITRLSFIAFLLVSFLSLPNNAFAQAEELPTSEEAIANGEKLFKNNCAVCHQVQNKMVGPALKNVYERRELPWLLNFIKNSQKVIQGGDEYAVNLYNEYGKAVMPNFDYFADEEIKSILGYIKYQTENPPQEATADAGGAATEAGAGGGGGIPSEYLTLIIVGFVIVLILILVVLVLIVTVLTKFINQKEDIDERDREFVNQKLNLNKLVRSNGFLFFVILIFTAVVAKTVIDGLYTVGVQQGYQPTQPIAFSHEIHAGQYEIECQYCHTGVMISKSANIPSANICMNCHTAIKTESKEIAKIYKAIDYDPETGEYGDNVKPIEWVRVHNLPDLAYFNHSQHVNVGEIECQTCHGPIEEMAVVKQWSTLTMGWCINCHRETKVNAKGNAYYDQLVEAHDGGDLKVVDIGGLECAKCHY is encoded by the coding sequence ATGTCCTTGAAAACGTATATTACTCGCTTATCTTTTATAGCATTCCTATTAGTGAGTTTTTTATCATTACCGAATAATGCTTTTGCTCAGGCTGAAGAATTGCCTACAAGTGAAGAAGCAATTGCAAATGGTGAAAAACTATTTAAAAATAATTGTGCTGTTTGTCACCAAGTCCAAAATAAAATGGTTGGACCTGCTCTTAAAAACGTCTACGAAAGAAGAGAGTTGCCTTGGTTATTGAATTTTATTAAGAATTCTCAAAAAGTAATTCAAGGAGGAGATGAATACGCAGTAAACCTTTACAATGAATATGGAAAGGCTGTGATGCCTAATTTTGATTATTTCGCAGACGAGGAAATCAAAAGTATTCTTGGTTATATCAAGTATCAAACTGAAAATCCACCGCAAGAAGCAACTGCTGATGCTGGTGGGGCAGCTACTGAAGCTGGTGCTGGTGGAGGTGGAGGCATCCCGTCAGAATACCTAACGCTGATTATAGTAGGGTTTGTGATAGTCCTAATTTTGATTTTGGTTGTATTGGTTTTGATTGTAACCGTATTGACCAAATTCATCAATCAGAAAGAAGATATTGACGAAAGAGATAGAGAGTTTGTCAATCAAAAGTTAAACCTCAACAAATTGGTAAGAAGCAACGGCTTCTTATTCTTTGTGATTTTAATATTTACTGCGGTTGTCGCAAAAACTGTTATTGATGGTCTTTATACAGTAGGTGTTCAGCAAGGATATCAACCTACGCAGCCAATTGCTTTCTCTCATGAGATTCATGCAGGTCAGTATGAGATTGAATGTCAGTACTGTCATACTGGAGTGATGATTAGTAAAAGTGCTAACATTCCTTCTGCTAATATTTGTATGAACTGTCACACAGCTATCAAAACAGAATCAAAAGAAATAGCAAAAATTTATAAGGCTATAGATTACGATCCTGAAACTGGTGAGTATGGTGATAATGTAAAGCCAATTGAATGGGTAAGGGTACATAACCTTCCGGATTTGGCTTATTTCAACCACTCTCAGCACGTAAATGTAGGTGAAATTGAATGTCAAACTTGTCATGGTCCTATAGAGGAAATGGCAGTAGTAAAACAGTGGAGCACATTGACTATGGGATGGTGTATTAACTGTCACAGAGAGACTAAGGTAAATGCAAAAGGTAATGCATATTACGATCAATTAGTCGAAGCACATGATGGTGGCGACTTGAAAGTTGTAGATATAGGCGGTTTAGAATGTGCAAAGTGTCATTATTAA
- a CDS encoding TAT-variant-translocated molybdopterin oxidoreductase: MSDQKTYWKGTEQLTNDPSFVKNAEKEFPEYLPINDKKESNGGSPSRRDFLKMMGFGVAAASLAACEAPVRKAIPYLNKPVDVDPGIANYYASTYSVGGDYASIVVKTREGRPIKIEGNKNSSITQGGVNAQVEASVLSLYDQERLRGPLKEGKNADWKTIDKEITEQLQAISDAGGQIRIVSNTVNSPSTLKAIQEMADKYGNTEHVMYDAISQHGMLMANETMFGIKAVPAYDFSKANTIVSFGADFLGTWVSPIEHTKQYSKTRKVNSENKNMSRHYQFEANLSLTGSNADYRTPVKPSQEGLAVAALYNEVAKMTGNSPINTNKVEIANISKAAKDLVSNKGKSLVVAGSNDTDIQILVNGINSMLNNYGTTVDLNHYSNARKGDDASFSKFVNEAKSGNIKAVIFYNANPVYDSGMGEELKAALGKVSLTVSTSDRKDETADVVKYVAPDHHFLESWNDAEPKKGQLSLTQPTISPLFKTRQAQDSFMTWSGNKQEYYNFLRKNWEDNHFSGQEPTFDIFWDKTLHNGVFTYEVENSDLTVQNVDLSACANRINKNYKPANNGLEVVFYQKVSIGNGYHANNPWLQELPDPISKATWDNYATISQKMANDLGIKIFEGKTSKINLTINGQAMEVPALVQPGQANGTIGLALGYGRKMAGKVANGVGFDVYPFLSQLNGTKSYAITSGISVDGTAGSYQLAQTQTHQTFMGRETVIQEALLEDYKKKGWERDFQPHIETSKGKVKPSKLTLWNGHKYNNHHWGLAIDLNSCTGCAACTIACQSENNIPVVGKEEVVMRRDMQWMRVDRYYSSDAAPDDTAGLEKAAENPEVTFQPMMCQHCNNAPCETVCPVAATTHSTEGLNQMTYNRCVGTRYCANNCPYKVRRFNWFKYHDNTKFDKNSSMNNDLGKMVLNPDVTVRSRGVMEKCSMCVQRIQAGKLKAKKEKRQLEDKDVNTACASACPSDAIVFGDLNNQDSAISKYLKLKERTDEPIKEVNEERAYHVLEELRVAPNVWYMTKIRNKDKVNTKA, encoded by the coding sequence ATGAGTGATCAAAAAACATATTGGAAAGGAACTGAACAATTAACAAATGATCCTTCATTTGTTAAAAATGCGGAAAAGGAATTTCCTGAGTACTTGCCAATCAATGATAAAAAAGAGTCCAATGGAGGTAGTCCTTCCAGAAGAGATTTCTTGAAAATGATGGGGTTTGGTGTGGCTGCAGCTTCTTTAGCTGCTTGTGAAGCACCTGTAAGAAAAGCAATCCCTTATTTAAATAAACCTGTAGATGTTGATCCGGGTATCGCTAACTATTATGCTTCTACCTATTCAGTAGGGGGTGATTATGCCAGCATTGTAGTAAAAACCCGTGAAGGAAGGCCAATCAAAATAGAAGGTAACAAGAACTCTTCTATTACTCAAGGTGGTGTTAATGCTCAAGTGGAGGCTTCAGTACTTTCTTTATACGACCAAGAACGATTAAGAGGTCCTTTGAAAGAAGGCAAAAATGCAGATTGGAAAACAATCGATAAAGAAATAACAGAGCAACTTCAGGCTATTAGCGATGCTGGAGGACAAATTAGAATTGTCTCTAATACAGTAAATTCACCTTCAACTTTGAAAGCTATTCAGGAAATGGCTGATAAGTATGGTAATACAGAGCACGTTATGTATGATGCTATTTCTCAGCATGGTATGTTAATGGCTAATGAGACAATGTTCGGAATTAAAGCTGTCCCTGCTTATGATTTCAGTAAAGCTAACACCATCGTAAGTTTTGGTGCTGATTTCTTAGGAACTTGGGTTTCTCCAATAGAACATACTAAACAATATAGTAAGACCAGAAAGGTAAATAGTGAGAACAAAAACATGTCTCGTCACTATCAGTTTGAGGCGAACCTTTCACTAACAGGTTCTAATGCTGATTATAGAACTCCAGTTAAACCTTCTCAAGAAGGATTAGCAGTAGCTGCTTTATATAATGAAGTAGCAAAAATGACTGGAAATTCTCCTATCAACACTAATAAAGTAGAGATAGCGAATATTAGTAAAGCTGCAAAAGACTTAGTTTCTAATAAAGGTAAATCTTTAGTGGTTGCTGGTTCAAATGATACAGATATTCAGATATTAGTGAATGGTATCAATTCCATGTTAAACAATTATGGAACTACTGTTGACTTGAATCACTATTCAAATGCAAGAAAAGGAGATGATGCTTCTTTCAGTAAATTTGTAAATGAAGCTAAATCTGGAAATATTAAAGCGGTAATTTTCTATAATGCCAATCCAGTTTATGATTCAGGAATGGGAGAGGAGTTAAAAGCAGCTTTAGGAAAAGTTTCTTTGACAGTATCTACTTCTGATAGAAAAGATGAAACGGCTGATGTTGTTAAATATGTTGCGCCAGATCACCACTTCTTGGAGTCATGGAATGATGCAGAGCCTAAAAAAGGACAGTTGAGCTTAACTCAGCCTACTATTTCTCCATTGTTCAAAACTCGTCAGGCTCAAGATAGCTTCATGACTTGGTCTGGAAACAAACAAGAATACTATAATTTCCTTAGAAAGAATTGGGAAGACAATCACTTCAGTGGTCAAGAACCAACATTCGATATTTTCTGGGATAAAACTTTACATAATGGTGTATTCACCTATGAGGTAGAAAATAGTGATTTAACTGTTCAAAACGTAGATTTATCTGCTTGTGCAAACAGAATCAACAAGAATTATAAGCCAGCTAACAATGGCCTAGAAGTTGTTTTCTATCAAAAAGTATCCATTGGAAACGGTTATCATGCAAACAATCCATGGTTGCAAGAATTACCGGATCCTATTTCAAAAGCCACGTGGGATAACTATGCTACTATTTCACAAAAGATGGCGAATGATTTAGGGATTAAAATATTTGAGGGTAAAACTTCTAAAATCAATTTAACTATCAATGGCCAAGCTATGGAAGTACCTGCTTTGGTGCAACCTGGTCAAGCTAACGGTACTATTGGTCTTGCACTAGGATACGGTAGGAAAATGGCAGGTAAAGTGGCCAATGGAGTTGGATTTGATGTTTATCCGTTCTTAAGTCAGCTTAATGGCACGAAATCTTATGCTATAACGTCAGGTATTAGTGTTGATGGAACAGCTGGAAGCTATCAGTTGGCACAGACCCAAACGCACCAAACTTTCATGGGACGTGAGACTGTAATCCAGGAAGCTTTATTAGAGGATTATAAAAAGAAGGGATGGGAGAGAGATTTCCAACCGCATATTGAAACAAGTAAAGGAAAAGTAAAGCCTTCTAAACTAACACTTTGGAATGGTCATAAATACAATAACCATCATTGGGGATTAGCAATTGACTTGAACTCATGTACGGGCTGTGCGGCATGTACAATTGCATGTCAGTCTGAAAATAATATTCCAGTTGTAGGTAAGGAAGAGGTAGTAATGAGAAGAGATATGCAGTGGATGCGTGTTGACCGTTACTACAGTTCAGATGCAGCACCAGATGATACTGCAGGTTTAGAAAAAGCTGCAGAAAATCCTGAAGTTACTTTCCAACCGATGATGTGTCAGCATTGTAATAATGCTCCTTGTGAAACTGTTTGTCCGGTTGCGGCCACAACTCACAGTACGGAAGGCTTAAACCAAATGACTTATAACAGATGTGTGGGTACAAGATATTGTGCAAACAACTGTCCTTATAAAGTAAGAAGATTTAACTGGTTTAAATACCATGATAACACCAAGTTTGATAAAAATTCATCAATGAATAATGATCTTGGTAAAATGGTATTGAATCCTGATGTAACGGTTCGTTCTCGTGGAGTTATGGAGAAATGCTCTATGTGTGTTCAGAGAATTCAAGCTGGTAAATTGAAAGCTAAGAAAGAGAAAAGGCAATTAGAAGATAAAGATGTTAACACAGCTTGTGCTTCAGCCTGTCCTTCTGATGCTATTGTTTTCGGTGACTTGAATAATCAGGACTCAGCTATTTCAAAATACTTGAAATTGAAAGAAAGAACTGATGAACCAATTAAAGAGGTGAATGAAGAACGCGCTTACCATGTATTGGAAGAATTGCGTGTAGCACCTAACGTTTGGTACATGACCAAAATCAGAAATAAAGATAAAGTAAATACTAAGGCTTAA
- the nrfD gene encoding NrfD/PsrC family molybdoenzyme membrane anchor subunit, producing the protein MEVTSPVREVLVTGNKTYHDVSHDICRHVEAKPNPKWLAAMAVSLGAFLIGGYALAITLWDGIGMWGLNKTVGWAWDITNFVWWVGIGHAGTLISAVLLLFRQKWRTSINRAAEAMTIFAVICALLFPLIHTGRPWLSFYWFVPIPNTWGSLWVNFNSPLLWDFFAISTYFTVSLVFWYIGLIPDFATIRDRATNKISKAIYGALSFGWDGAAKTWQRYETVSLVLAGLATPLVLSVHTIVSMDFATSVIPGWHTTIFPPYFVAGAIFSGFAMVLTLMLVTRKVYNLEDYITINHIELMNIIIMITGSIVGVAYITELFMAWYSGVQYEQYAFLNRATGPYWWAYWAMMTCNVISPQLFWFKKIRTSLWATFILSIVVNIGMWFERFVIIVTSLHRDYLPSSWAMFSPTIYDMGIYLFSFGLFFTLFFSFAKFFPVINMAEVKSVLKSSSGEIENKK; encoded by the coding sequence ATGGAAGTCACTTCACCTGTAAGAGAAGTATTAGTAACAGGAAATAAAACGTATCATGATGTATCTCATGATATCTGTAGGCACGTAGAAGCCAAACCAAATCCAAAATGGTTGGCAGCAATGGCCGTTTCTTTAGGAGCATTTTTAATCGGAGGCTACGCACTGGCTATCACCCTTTGGGATGGTATCGGTATGTGGGGTCTGAACAAAACTGTCGGATGGGCATGGGATATCACCAACTTTGTGTGGTGGGTAGGTATCGGTCACGCAGGAACATTGATTTCTGCTGTACTTTTGTTGTTCCGTCAGAAATGGAGAACTTCCATTAACAGAGCGGCAGAAGCAATGACAATATTTGCCGTAATATGTGCATTATTGTTCCCATTGATTCACACAGGAAGACCTTGGTTAAGTTTCTACTGGTTCGTTCCAATTCCAAATACTTGGGGATCATTATGGGTTAACTTTAATTCTCCATTATTATGGGATTTCTTTGCGATCTCAACTTACTTTACAGTTTCCTTAGTATTCTGGTACATCGGTTTGATTCCTGATTTTGCTACAATCAGAGATAGAGCTACCAATAAAATTTCTAAAGCAATTTATGGAGCTTTAAGTTTTGGATGGGATGGAGCTGCAAAAACATGGCAACGTTATGAAACCGTTTCTTTAGTTTTAGCAGGTCTTGCTACTCCACTTGTACTTTCAGTACACACTATTGTATCCATGGACTTTGCAACCTCAGTTATTCCTGGATGGCACACCACCATTTTCCCTCCTTATTTTGTGGCTGGTGCAATATTCTCAGGATTTGCGATGGTACTAACCTTAATGTTGGTAACTAGAAAAGTCTATAATCTAGAGGACTACATAACCATTAACCATATTGAATTGATGAACATCATCATCATGATAACAGGTTCAATTGTAGGGGTTGCCTACATTACTGAGTTATTCATGGCATGGTATTCTGGTGTACAGTATGAGCAATATGCATTTTTAAATAGAGCAACCGGTCCTTATTGGTGGGCATATTGGGCAATGATGACATGTAATGTGATTTCGCCTCAATTATTCTGGTTCAAGAAAATTAGAACAAGTTTATGGGCTACTTTCATTTTATCTATAGTGGTAAATATTGGAATGTGGTTTGAAAGATTTGTAATTATAGTGACTTCTCTGCATAGAGATTATTTACCATCAAGTTGGGCAATGTTTAGCCCTACTATTTATGATATGGGTATCTATCTATTCAGTTTTGGTTTATTCTTTACACTGTTCTTCTCTTTTGCTAAATTCTTCCCAGTGATTAATATGGCAGAAGTAAAGTCAGTATTGAAATCTAGTTCAGGTGAAATTGAAAACAAAAAATAA
- a CDS encoding DUF3341 domain-containing protein — protein sequence MESGKNFIVGIFDDESVLLSAVKKVRGSDVKIHECYTPYPVHGLDDELGYKRSRISIAAFMFGITGTCLAFLMMIYMMGIDWPMIIGGKDHIAIPSFVPVGFEVTVLLAALGMVGTFFVISNLKPYGKPRIYDIRSTDDKHVMAIDLAKNKKSTDELSSILKESGAVEINEKKF from the coding sequence ATGGAAAGCGGTAAAAACTTTATCGTAGGGATTTTTGATGACGAGTCAGTACTTTTAAGTGCAGTCAAAAAAGTCCGTGGAAGCGATGTAAAAATTCATGAATGTTATACTCCATATCCAGTGCATGGGTTGGACGATGAATTGGGCTATAAGCGTTCCAGAATTTCCATAGCTGCTTTTATGTTTGGTATCACTGGAACCTGTTTGGCTTTCCTAATGATGATATACATGATGGGAATTGATTGGCCCATGATTATAGGTGGTAAAGATCACATAGCTATCCCTTCTTTTGTGCCAGTTGGCTTTGAGGTAACTGTTTTATTAGCTGCTTTAGGCATGGTAGGTACTTTTTTCGTGATAAGTAATCTTAAGCCTTATGGAAAACCAAGAATTTATGATATTCGAAGTACAGATGATAAGCATGTTATGGCAATTGATTTGGCTAAGAATAAAAAGTCTACAGACGAATTAAGTTCTATCTTGAAAGAATCAGGTGCTGTGGAAATTAATGAAAAGAAATTTTAA
- a CDS encoding c-type cytochrome, which produces MKRNFKLNYQMMTTNKIFQILFFGFLTVLVVSCKPGKDNPGTEYAPNMYHAVSYEPLTQITEKDAGAWVSSDEDEYGEYYNSNPNNPFGMTMREPAKNTVPRNENGMLPYRLPKDSVELAARTLKNPLPDTNEILEEGKVLYTKYCTHCHGENGGGSMDETAKVGKVYQGVPSYSAGATSQLSEGHIFHVITHGIRRMGAHGSQVQQEDRWKIVRYVQTLQKQD; this is translated from the coding sequence ATGAAAAGAAATTTTAAGTTGAATTATCAAATGATGACTACAAATAAAATATTTCAAATCTTATTTTTCGGCTTCCTTACAGTGTTGGTTGTTTCGTGTAAGCCAGGAAAAGATAATCCAGGAACGGAATATGCACCCAATATGTATCATGCTGTTTCTTATGAGCCTTTGACACAGATTACGGAGAAGGATGCTGGTGCTTGGGTTTCTTCTGATGAGGATGAATATGGTGAGTATTATAACTCAAATCCTAATAATCCTTTTGGAATGACCATGAGAGAGCCAGCTAAAAATACAGTTCCAAGAAATGAAAATGGCATGTTACCTTATAGATTGCCTAAAGATAGCGTGGAATTAGCAGCCAGAACTTTAAAAAATCCTTTGCCTGACACCAATGAGATATTAGAAGAAGGTAAAGTACTTTATACAAAATATTGTACGCATTGTCACGGTGAAAATGGTGGTGGATCTATGGATGAAACTGCTAAAGTAGGCAAAGTTTACCAAGGTGTTCCATCTTATAGTGCTGGTGCTACTTCTCAATTATCAGAGGGTCATATTTTTCACGTGATTACGCATGGTATTAGAAGAATGGGAGCGCATGGTTCTCAGGTGCAACAAGAGGACAGATGGAAAATTGTACGTTATGTACAAACTTTACAAAAACAAGATTAA
- a CDS encoding flagellar basal body-associated FliL family protein has protein sequence MAEEQFQFTPKAKKRLSILAIVGVVLLILGIFSASSNSHADEASHGEQTEQVAESHGEEAHATEEHAGEEGHGYHWSKRIFANLWINNMYFVGLALLGVFFVAIQYVSQAGWSAALIRIPMSFGNWLPIGGILTLAIFLLGGHDIFHWTHEYLYDVNDPRYDAIIAGKEGYLNTPFFLARMVVYFVVWYLMFRWIQKKSLEEDLNGSSDYYFKLRGISAGFIVFFAVTSSTSAWDWILSVDTHWFSTMFGWYVFASWWVTALAAITLITVILKEQGYLKIVNTGVLHDLGKFVFAFSIFWTYIWFSQFMLIYYSNIPEETVYFIERLSSDHYSIVFFVNLILNFFFPFLVFMPRDSKRHTVFLKIVTIVVLIGHWFDFYLMITPGVLKENGGFGLLEIGMAIIFGVAFLFVALTGLSKKPLIAKNHPMLKEAEHHHVF, from the coding sequence ATGGCTGAAGAACAATTTCAATTTACTCCAAAAGCAAAAAAGAGACTATCTATTTTAGCTATTGTAGGTGTCGTTTTACTTATATTAGGTATTTTTTCTGCAAGCTCTAATTCCCATGCTGATGAAGCAAGTCATGGTGAACAGACTGAACAAGTAGCGGAAAGTCATGGAGAGGAAGCACATGCGACTGAAGAGCATGCAGGAGAAGAAGGACATGGATACCACTGGTCGAAAAGAATATTTGCTAACCTATGGATCAACAATATGTATTTTGTTGGTTTAGCCTTATTAGGGGTTTTCTTTGTGGCAATTCAATACGTTTCACAAGCCGGTTGGTCAGCAGCTTTAATACGAATCCCAATGTCTTTTGGTAATTGGTTACCAATTGGAGGTATATTAACTTTAGCTATCTTTCTTTTAGGTGGTCATGATATTTTCCATTGGACACATGAATATCTTTATGATGTAAATGATCCGCGTTATGATGCTATCATTGCAGGTAAGGAAGGTTATCTAAATACGCCTTTCTTTTTAGCAAGAATGGTAGTTTACTTTGTGGTATGGTATTTAATGTTTAGATGGATTCAGAAGAAGTCTTTAGAAGAAGATTTAAATGGTAGTTCTGATTACTATTTTAAATTAAGAGGCATTTCTGCAGGATTCATTGTTTTCTTTGCAGTTACATCTTCTACTTCTGCTTGGGATTGGATTTTATCAGTCGATACTCACTGGTTCTCTACTATGTTCGGATGGTATGTATTCGCTTCATGGTGGGTAACAGCTTTAGCCGCCATTACATTAATCACTGTAATTTTGAAAGAACAAGGTTATTTGAAAATTGTAAACACTGGAGTTTTACATGACTTAGGTAAATTTGTTTTTGCATTCTCTATTTTCTGGACATATATCTGGTTCTCTCAGTTCATGTTAATCTATTATTCTAACATTCCAGAGGAAACTGTTTATTTCATTGAGAGACTTTCAAGTGATCATTATAGCATAGTATTTTTTGTTAACTTGATATTAAACTTTTTCTTTCCATTCTTGGTTTTCATGCCAAGAGATTCAAAAAGACATACAGTTTTCTTGAAAATCGTTACAATCGTTGTTTTAATTGGTCATTGGTTTGATTTTTATTTAATGATTACACCAGGTGTTTTGAAAGAGAATGGAGGTTTTGGATTACTTGAAATTGGTATGGCAATAATTTTCGGAGTGGCCTTCTTATTTGTAGCTCTTACGGGCTTATCTAAAAAGCCATTGATTGCTAAGAATCATCCAATGTTGAAAGAAGCAGAACATCATCACGTATTTTAA